The DNA sequence CGGCCAACGTTGATCCGCGTCAGGCACCAACCCGCACCACCTTTCCGGTATCCTTCCGCCCGAGCATTTCCACTGCTGCTTCCACGACCGCGATGTCGTCGATACCACATTCGCGGTACAACTCCGGCTGCGTGCCGTGCTCGATCCACTTGTCCGGGATGGCCAGGCGTTTCACGTGGGCGGCGTAACCGTGGTCGCCCATGAACTCCAGCACCGCGCTGCCCATGCCGCCGTGCAGGGCGTGGTCCTCGATGGTGACCACGTGTTTGAACTTGCCGAAGACCTCGTGCAGGAGCATCTCGTCGATCGGCTTCACGAAGCGCATGTCGTAGTGCGCCACGCTGTAGCCATCGGCCTCCAGGCGGTCGATGCCCTTGGCGGCGTAGTTGCCGATGTGGCCGATGCTCAGCACGGCGATGTCGGTGCCTGAGCGCACCTTGCGACCGGTGCCCACCTTGATCGCTTTGAAGGGCGTCTTCCACTCGGTCATCACCCCCTCGCCGCGCGGGTACCGGATGCTGAAGGGGCCGTTGCCGGGCAGCTGCGCGGTGTACATCAGGTCGCGCAGCTCCTCCTCGTTCATCGGCGCGCTCACCACCATGTTGGGGATGCAACGGAAGTAGGCGAAGTCGAAGTTGCCGTGGTGCGTAGGACCATCGGCACCGGCCAGGCCGCCGCGGTCCAGGCAGAACACCACGTGCAGGTTCTGCAGGGCCACATCATGCACCACCTGGTCGTAGGCCCGCTGCATGAAGCTGCTGTAGATGTTGCAGAAGGGCACCATGCCCTGCGTGGCCATGCCGGCACTGAAGGTCACGGCATGCTGCTCGGCGATGCCCACGTCGAAGGCGCGGTCGGGCATGGCCTTCATCATGATGTTCAGCGAGCAGCCGCTGGGCATGGCGGGTGTCACGCCCACGATCCTCGGGTTCTTCTCGGCCAGCTCCACGATGCTGTGGCCGAACACATCCTGGTACTTCGGCGGCTGCGGGCTCTTGGGCAGCACCTTGATGATCTCGCCGGTCTCCTTATTGAACAGGCCGGGCGCGTGCCACACCGTGGCGCTGCCGTTCTCGGCCGGTGCGTAGCCCTTGCCCTTCTTGGTGATCGTGTGCAGGATCTTCGGGCCGGGGATGTCGCGCAGGTCGCGCAGCACCTTCACCAAGTGGTCCACATCGTGGCCGTCCACCGGACCGAAGTAGCGGAAGTTGAGGCTCTCGAACAGGTTGCTCTGCTTCAGCAGCGCGCTCTTCACGGCGTTCTCCACCTTCTGCACGATGGCCTGCGCGTTGGGCCCGAACTTGCTCACCTTGCCCAGCAGGTTCCACACCTCGTCCTTCACCTTGTTGTAGGTGTGGCTCGTGGCGATGTCCGTCAGGTACTCCTTCAGCGCCCCCACGTTGGGGTCGATGCTCATGCAGTTGTCGTTCAGGATCACCAGCATGTCGGTGCCCGCACCGCCCGCATGGTTCAGCGCCTCGAAGGCCTGGCCCGCGGTCATCGCACCATCGCCGATGATCGCCACGCACTGGCGGTCCTCCTCACCCTTCAGCTTGCTGGCCACCGCCATGCCCAGCGCCCCGCCGATGCTGGTGCTGCTGTGCCCCACGCCAAAGGTGTCGTACTCGCTCTCGCTGCGCTTGGGAAAGCCGCTGAGGCCTTTATAGATGCGGTTGGTGTGGAAGACCTCCCGGCGGCCGGTGAGGATCTTGTGCCCGTAGGCCTGGTGCCCCACGTCCCACACCAGCTGGTCGTAGGGCGTGTTGAACACGTAGTGCAGCGCCACGGTCAGCTCCACCACCCCCAGGCTGGCGCCGAAGTGGCCGCCCTTCACGCTCACCACGTCGATGATGAAATCGCGCAGCTCGGTGCACACCTGCTGCAGCTGCTCCTCGGGGAGGGCGCGCAGGTCGGCCGGCAGCTGGATGCGCTCCAGCAGCGGGTAGTGGGGGACGGAACTCATGGCAGCAAGGGGTCTGGGGCAATGAACAAAGGTAACCGGCCTGGGGTTCACGGGGCGCTGAGGTTCAGCGGCTGAGACAATAAGAGGACAAGGTGGGATGGGTGTCGACATGCTCCATCATTTGGAAATATCTTCCATGGAAACTATCTTTACCCCGTCAACGAACCAAGACCCCGGGTCAACGTTCCTCTGTCGAACCCAACAAGAAGCACCCATGGACCGCAAGAACTTTCTCCGCAAGAGCCTCCTGGGCACCAGCATGCTGGTCAGCGGCGCTGCCGCCGCACAGCTCATGAAGAACCTGCCTGCCGGACAGGCAGGCGACATCGACGAGATCAAACCACTGGACCCGGTAGGGTTCGATCACCTCCCTCCAACACCCCCTGTACGCATGGGCAACATGGTATTGCACCGCGCCAGCGAGCGCGGCACCGCCGATCACGGCTGGCTGAAGGCCAACTTCAGCTTCAGCTTCGCCAACTGGTACGACCCCACCCGCATGCACTTCGGTGTGCTGCGCGTGATGAACGACGACATCATCGCCGCGGGCAAGGGCTTCGGCACGCACCCGCACGACAACATGGAGATCATCACGATCCCCCTGAAGGGTGCGTTGCAGCACAAGGACAGCATGGGCAACACCAGCATCATCAACGCCGGTGATGTGCAGGTGATGAGCGCCGGCACGGGCATCCTGCACAGCGAGTTCAACCCCTACAACGACAAGGATGCGAACACGCTGCAGATCTGGCTCTTCCCCAAGAAGCGCCAGGTGACGCCCCGCTACCAGCAGATGACGCTGGACCCCAAGGACCGCATCAACAAGTGGCAGCAGGTGCTGAGCCCTGACCCGGATGACGCCGGTGTGTGGATCCACCAGGACGCCTGGTTCCACATCGGCAAGTTCGATGCGGGGAAGAAGAACACCTACAACGTGAAGCGCAAAGGCAACGGCGTATACGCCTTCGTGATCGAGGGCAGCGCCACCATCAACGGCCAGCAGCTCGGCAAGCGCGATGCGCTGGGCGTGTGGGACACCGATGCGCTGAACATCGAGGTGGGCCCCAAGGGCGCGGAGATCCTGCTGCAGGATGTGCCGATGGAACTTTCTTGATGTGGAAGGGTGCAAGGGTGTCAGAGTGCGAGGGTGTATGCCCCCGTCGCCAAGCCTCTGACTCCCTCGCACCCTGACACTCTCGCACCCTCAAACTCTTCAACTGACAACCTCAACAACCATGGAAACAGCAACTGCAACGACCACCCAATGGGCCATCGACCCCAGCCACTCCGAGATCCAATTCAAGGTGAAGCACCTGATGATCAGCACGGTCACCGGAAGCTTCAAGGAATTCGGCGCCGAGGCCGAGCTGGAAGGCGATGACCTGACCAACGCCCAGGTGAGCTTCTGGGCCAGCACCGCCAGCATCTTCACCAACGACGAGAAGCGCGACGCGCACCTGCGCAGCGGTGACTTCTTCGACAGCGAGAAGTACGGGAAGCTCAGTTTCAAGAGCACCAAGGTGGAAGGCTCCGGCGACAGCTGGAAGGTGACCGGCGACCTCACCATCAAGGACGTGACCAAGCCCGTGACACTGAACGTGGAATGGAGCGGCACGATGAAGGACCCCTACGGCAACACCAAGGCCGGCCTGAACCTGAGCGGCAAGATCGACCGCAAGCAGTGGGGCCTCAACTGGAACGCGGCCCTGGAGGCCGGCGGCGTGCTGGTGAGCGACGAGGTGCGCATCCTGGCCGAAGTGCAGCTCGCCAAGCAGGGATAAGCGCGGGAGACCGCAAGGAAAGCGGAAAGGCCTGCTCCGGAAGGGGTGGGCCTTTCTGTTATTGTGACCCTGCTCAACGATCGATCGAGGCGGCTTGCACATCTTGCGGCATGTTGGACCTGCGCACCGAGGAAGTCCTTCAACTGCGCCGGAGCGTGGCGCGAACGCATGGGCAGGAGCGCTGGACCATGCTGCTCGCCGCGCTCGACCGCCCCATCCGCACCCCCAAGGCCCTCAAGGAGTGGCACGATCTGCTGCTCTTCCTGCTGGCCCATCCGATCGATGCCGCCGAGTATGATGCCGTGACCACTGCGTTGGATCGCGTGGCCGTCATCGCCCGCGACATGTTGCGGCGCGGTACACGCCACCGCCACAACTTGAGCAACTCAGGTCTGGAGGGTACACCGCTGCAAAGCACCTTCACCCATCGGCTTACGCGCTGGATGCTGGAACGCTGGGGCGATCGCATGGAGCTCTTGTCCGTGGAAGCCCCCATGGATGAGTTCGTCGAGCTGCTGCGCCTGCTGCTGCCACAGGCCGAAATGGAGACCGTGGACCAACCCGCGGTGGACGTGCATGGACTGCTCGACCGCACCTTCGGTCCTTCGCCTGCGGTGCAACTGTGGCGATTGGTCGATGGACTCGACAAGCTGCGTGTGGACGATCGTACGCGCGAACACCTGTGGGCGCGCATGCAGGTGTATGTGAAGGTGGAAGGCGCATCCGGCTGTGGGATGACCTTCGCGCGATGCCCGGTCGCAGCGCCGCACTACCTGTCCACCGGGTTGCAGCGCGGCGTTGACCTGCATGCGGTGGTGGATGAGCCCGTCGAAGGCCCGGTAAGCTTGTCGGCCGCCCAACGGAAGGCATTGATCGGTACCGCCCGCACCGTGCTCGCCACCCTGCACCGCGAGACCGACCCGGTGACATTCGCCGGAGCGGTGGAGTTCTTCGACATGGGCCGTGGTCTGCGCATCGCGCTCTTCCATCTCGATGTGGAGCACCGGCTGCCCTTCGACAGCTACGTGGGCTTCATGGCTTTCCGCAACGGTGTGCCCATGGCCTACGGTGGCGCGTGGATCTTCCCCGGCAGGAGCAAGGTGGGCATCAACGTGTTCCCCGCCCTGCGGGGTGGCGAGAGCGCCTGGTTCTTCGCGCAACTGCTGCGCCTCTACCGCCAACGCTTCGGGGTGGCCCGTTTCGAGGCGGAGGACTACCAACTGGGGCACAACAATCCGGATGGACTGAAGAGCGGCGCGTACTGGTTCTACTACCGCATGGGTTTCAGGCCGGTGACCAAGGCGCACCAACGCACGGCGGAGCGGGAGTTCAAGAAGCTATCCACCCGCAAGGATCACCACGTGCCGCTGAAGCTGCTGAAGGAGCTGGTGGAGCACGGACTGGAACTGGTCATCGCGGAGCATGATACACCCATCACCGATACGGCGGCACTCACCAAGGCCATGCAACAGCATGTGGTGGAGCGGTATGCGGGTGATCGCGCACTGGCCATGCGCCATGCTTTGGAGCGACTGGGGCGGGTATTGCCGCTGGGCGATCTGGCGGAATGGTCATCGCAGCAGCGCGCCGCCTTGTATCTGTGGGCGCTACCACTGGACATGGTGCCCGATCTTGAGAGGTGGTCAGCAGGTGAGCGGAAGCGGCTCGTGGCCATCATGGGCAGCAAGGGAGCGGTCTCGGAGACGAAGCACCAAGCGCTGCTTTCCCGGCTGCCACGGCTGCTGCATGCTTGGTCGGCCCTTGCAGGGTGACGTCCGTCACTGTCGTTGGCCTGTGGAACGTGGAGCTTTGACCCAACTATCCACGCGATCATGGCACTACCGCACTACGACATCCTCATCATCGGTGGCGGCACCGGTGGCATCATGACCGCCGCGCAACTGCGCCGCAAGGACAAGAAGCTCCGCATCGCGGTGATGGACCCCGCGAAGGACCACTGGTACCAACCGGCCTGGACGCTGGTGGCGGCAGGCACCTTCGACATGAAGGCCACGCGCCGCGACGAGGCCAGCGTGATCCCGCCCGGCGTGGACCACCTCAAGGAGTACGCGGCCACCTTCGAGCCGGAGGCCAACACCGTGCGCACCAAGGAGGGCAACGTCTATACCTACGGGCACCTGATCGTGGCATCGGGCATCCAGATGAATATCGACGACCTGCCCGGCCTGCGCGAAGCGCTCCAGACCGAATTCGTGTGCAGCAACTACCTCGACCCGGAGAAGACCCACCGCGTGATGAAGAACTTCAAGGGTGGCGTGGCGGTCTTCACCCAGCCCAGTACGCCCATCCGATGCGGCGGCGCACCCCAGAAGGCGGTCTATCTGGCCGATGAGTTCTTCCGCAAAAGCGGCGTGCGCGACAAGACCAAGCTCGTATTCGCCACGCCCGGCTCGGTGATCTTCGGTGTGCAGCCCTTCCGCGCCGCGCTGGAGGACGTGATCCGCAAGAAGGAGATCATCTTCAAGGCCTTCTACAACCCCGTGAAGATCGATCCGGTGAAGCGGGAGATCCACTTCAAGTGGAGCAAGCCGGGGGACAACCACTGCACGATCGCCGAGGAGCAAGGCTTGCCGGAGAGGATCGAGGGCGAGAGCACCATCGTGATGAAGTACGACATGCTGCACCTGGCCCCGCCACAAAGCGCACCGGACTTCGTGCGCCACTCCCCGCTGGCCTATGCCGATGGCCCGAACAAGGGCTGGCTGGAAGTGGACATCAACACCCTGCAGCACAAGCGCTATGCGAACATCTTCGGCCTGGGCGACAGCGCCGCCCTGCCCACCGCCAAGA is a window from the Flavobacteriales bacterium genome containing:
- a CDS encoding NAD(P)/FAD-dependent oxidoreductase, encoding MALPHYDILIIGGGTGGIMTAAQLRRKDKKLRIAVMDPAKDHWYQPAWTLVAAGTFDMKATRRDEASVIPPGVDHLKEYAATFEPEANTVRTKEGNVYTYGHLIVASGIQMNIDDLPGLREALQTEFVCSNYLDPEKTHRVMKNFKGGVAVFTQPSTPIRCGGAPQKAVYLADEFFRKSGVRDKTKLVFATPGSVIFGVQPFRAALEDVIRKKEIIFKAFYNPVKIDPVKREIHFKWSKPGDNHCTIAEEQGLPERIEGESTIVMKYDMLHLAPPQSAPDFVRHSPLAYADGPNKGWLEVDINTLQHKRYANIFGLGDSAALPTAKTGAAIRKQAPVVVANILQRIKDGKLSPVKYEGYSSCPLVTGYGKMLLAEFKYDNVRDSDPLLSKLFDTGKPLWSMWVLKKYMLPWLYWNRMLKGTM
- a CDS encoding pirin family protein; translated protein: MGNMVLHRASERGTADHGWLKANFSFSFANWYDPTRMHFGVLRVMNDDIIAAGKGFGTHPHDNMEIITIPLKGALQHKDSMGNTSIINAGDVQVMSAGTGILHSEFNPYNDKDANTLQIWLFPKKRQVTPRYQQMTLDPKDRINKWQQVLSPDPDDAGVWIHQDAWFHIGKFDAGKKNTYNVKRKGNGVYAFVIEGSATINGQQLGKRDALGVWDTDALNIEVGPKGAEILLQDVPMELS
- a CDS encoding YceI family protein; the encoded protein is METATATTTQWAIDPSHSEIQFKVKHLMISTVTGSFKEFGAEAELEGDDLTNAQVSFWASTASIFTNDEKRDAHLRSGDFFDSEKYGKLSFKSTKVEGSGDSWKVTGDLTIKDVTKPVTLNVEWSGTMKDPYGNTKAGLNLSGKIDRKQWGLNWNAALEAGGVLVSDEVRILAEVQLAKQG
- the dxs gene encoding 1-deoxy-D-xylulose-5-phosphate synthase, with amino-acid sequence MSSVPHYPLLERIQLPADLRALPEEQLQQVCTELRDFIIDVVSVKGGHFGASLGVVELTVALHYVFNTPYDQLVWDVGHQAYGHKILTGRREVFHTNRIYKGLSGFPKRSESEYDTFGVGHSSTSIGGALGMAVASKLKGEEDRQCVAIIGDGAMTAGQAFEALNHAGGAGTDMLVILNDNCMSIDPNVGALKEYLTDIATSHTYNKVKDEVWNLLGKVSKFGPNAQAIVQKVENAVKSALLKQSNLFESLNFRYFGPVDGHDVDHLVKVLRDLRDIPGPKILHTITKKGKGYAPAENGSATVWHAPGLFNKETGEIIKVLPKSPQPPKYQDVFGHSIVELAEKNPRIVGVTPAMPSGCSLNIMMKAMPDRAFDVGIAEQHAVTFSAGMATQGMVPFCNIYSSFMQRAYDQVVHDVALQNLHVVFCLDRGGLAGADGPTHHGNFDFAYFRCIPNMVVSAPMNEEELRDLMYTAQLPGNGPFSIRYPRGEGVMTEWKTPFKAIKVGTGRKVRSGTDIAVLSIGHIGNYAAKGIDRLEADGYSVAHYDMRFVKPIDEMLLHEVFGKFKHVVTIEDHALHGGMGSAVLEFMGDHGYAAHVKRLAIPDKWIEHGTQPELYRECGIDDIAVVEAAVEMLGRKDTGKVVRVGA